A single genomic interval of Rhodopseudomonas palustris harbors:
- the nuoH gene encoding NADH-quinone oxidoreductase subunit NuoH, translated as MIGMIITATISVALIMVLLVLAGTFTWVERRLLGFVQERYGPNRVGPFGSLQWVADTVKILTKEDRPPPGADKLLYILAPAVAATPVLAGFGVVAIGDGWALSSVDVGLLFLLGMLGLTAYAAVLGAWASNNRFSLLGGMRAAAQMLAYEVFLGLSLMGVVMIAGSFSMTEIVEAQRGVWFVVLQPLGMALFTIAGIAAAHRLPFDLPESENDLIAGFITEYTGMSFGLFFLGEYLAVLLVSALAVTLFFGGWLGPWLPGPVWFGLKTAVIAVAFVWIRATLPRPRYDQLLSFAWKVALPLSLLNLMLTGIVVVARSAS; from the coding sequence ATGATCGGGATGATCATCACCGCCACCATTTCGGTCGCGCTGATTATGGTGCTGCTGGTACTCGCCGGCACCTTCACCTGGGTCGAGCGGCGGCTGCTCGGCTTCGTGCAGGAGCGCTACGGTCCGAACCGCGTCGGCCCGTTCGGCTCGCTGCAATGGGTCGCCGACACGGTGAAGATCCTCACCAAGGAGGATCGGCCGCCGCCGGGCGCCGATAAGCTGCTGTACATCTTGGCGCCGGCCGTTGCGGCGACGCCGGTGCTCGCCGGCTTCGGCGTCGTGGCGATCGGTGACGGCTGGGCACTGTCGTCGGTCGACGTCGGCCTGTTGTTCCTGCTTGGTATGCTGGGGCTGACGGCTTACGCCGCCGTGCTCGGCGCCTGGGCGTCGAACAATCGGTTCTCGCTGCTCGGCGGCATGCGCGCCGCGGCGCAGATGCTGGCCTATGAGGTGTTTCTCGGCCTGTCGCTGATGGGCGTGGTGATGATCGCCGGCTCGTTCTCGATGACCGAGATCGTCGAGGCGCAGCGCGGCGTCTGGTTCGTGGTGCTGCAGCCGCTCGGCATGGCGCTGTTCACCATCGCCGGCATCGCCGCCGCGCACCGGCTGCCGTTCGACCTGCCGGAATCCGAGAACGACCTGATCGCCGGGTTCATCACCGAATACACCGGCATGTCGTTCGGCCTGTTCTTCCTCGGCGAATATCTCGCGGTGCTGCTGGTGTCGGCGCTGGCGGTGACGCTGTTCTTCGGCGGCTGGCTCGGGCCGTGGCTGCCCGGCCCGGTCTGGTTCGGGCTGAAGACCGCGGTGATCGCGGTCGCGTTCGTCTGGATCCGCGCGACGCTGCCGCGGCCGCGCTACGACCAGCTTCTGAGCTTCGCCTGGAAGGTGGCGTTGCCTCTGTCGCTGCTCAACTTGATGCTGACCGGCATCGTCGTGGTGGCGAGGAGCGCGTCATGA
- the nuoG gene encoding NADH-quinone oxidoreductase subunit NuoG: MTKKKIEIDGRVIEAKDGEDLLSACLTHGIDVPYFCWHGALGSVGACRQCAVKVYDGPDDTEGRIVMSCMTPVADVERVSVTDPEAVAFRAQVIEWLMVNHPHDCPVCEEAGSCHLQDMTIATGHIDRRYKFTKRTHRNQDLGPLVTHEMNRCIACYRCTRFYRDYAGGRDLDAFGAHDNVYFGRAEDGPLESPFAGNLAEVCPTGVFNDKGWSRDYSRKWDMRATPSICPHCSVGCNILVDQRDGRVKRVQNRYHGALNGYFICDRGRYGPLHVVSEHRLRQPLIGGAPASEHEAASAAHAIVAEGAIGIGSPRASLEANYALQRLVGPERFFAGVSDVEAGLVRRIVEILRAGPAKIASLHEVEHADAVLVLGENLTGTAPRLALALRQTARGAERELAAQKGVHAFLDPAVRTAGEGRRSPIVLATPLPDALDDLAALSLRLDPQGIAAFGDSVAAALGAGSGDAVEEHSEAARVAEILANGERPLIVAGCALMSPEIIEAAARIVAALGVKARIVLLAPEANSIGLALLGGDGLDSAAALLERGGAKTAIVLENDLFDRAPRAGVERLFAAAKGVVALDSMANETTARAAVALPVAPFTEATGTFVNYEGRAQRFFAAVAPQESAPASWRRLDAFGAGDWHGLDALIGDLIVERPDLVAVADAAPGEDFGMADGKVTRAPRPYTGRTADDRAGQFADAVIPVDQDGPLTFGIKGARGTAVPAPLITSYKTSGLHSANNVTRFLEEVGGPLRGGDPGALLVKSGEASLPDAVLQPIHAGEGLWLIPLHDAFTGGELSRASALLAARRPAPRLLLHPDDAALHGFRDGAAVRVDGNPCAPVVTLDAMVPRGTVVISAGSCQPRGPLRRVKVEAAP, encoded by the coding sequence ATGACCAAGAAAAAGATCGAGATCGACGGCCGCGTCATCGAAGCCAAGGACGGCGAGGATCTGCTGTCGGCGTGCCTGACCCACGGCATCGACGTACCGTATTTCTGCTGGCACGGCGCGCTCGGCTCGGTCGGCGCCTGCCGGCAATGTGCCGTGAAGGTCTATGACGGTCCGGACGACACCGAAGGCCGCATCGTCATGAGCTGCATGACGCCGGTTGCCGACGTCGAGCGGGTGTCGGTGACGGATCCGGAAGCCGTGGCGTTCCGCGCCCAGGTGATCGAATGGCTGATGGTCAACCATCCGCATGATTGCCCGGTGTGCGAAGAGGCCGGCTCCTGCCATCTGCAGGACATGACGATCGCCACCGGCCATATCGACCGCCGCTACAAATTCACCAAGCGCACCCATCGCAACCAGGATCTCGGGCCGCTGGTGACGCACGAGATGAACCGCTGCATCGCCTGCTATCGCTGCACCCGGTTCTATCGGGACTATGCGGGCGGGCGCGATCTCGACGCGTTCGGTGCCCACGACAACGTGTACTTCGGCCGCGCCGAGGACGGCCCGCTGGAAAGCCCGTTCGCCGGCAATCTCGCCGAAGTGTGCCCGACCGGCGTGTTTAACGACAAGGGCTGGTCGCGGGATTACTCGCGCAAATGGGACATGCGGGCGACGCCGTCGATCTGTCCGCATTGCTCGGTCGGCTGCAACATCCTGGTCGACCAGCGCGATGGCCGGGTGAAGCGGGTGCAGAACCGTTACCACGGCGCGCTCAACGGCTATTTCATCTGCGATCGCGGCCGCTACGGCCCGCTGCATGTCGTCTCCGAGCATCGGCTGCGGCAACCGCTGATCGGAGGTGCGCCTGCGAGCGAGCACGAGGCCGCTTCCGCCGCCCATGCCATCGTGGCCGAAGGCGCGATCGGGATCGGCTCGCCGCGCGCCTCGCTGGAGGCCAACTACGCGCTGCAGCGCTTGGTCGGGCCGGAGCGGTTCTTCGCCGGCGTTTCCGATGTCGAAGCCGGCCTGGTGCGTCGCATCGTCGAAATCTTGCGCGCAGGGCCTGCCAAGATAGCGTCGCTGCACGAAGTCGAGCACGCCGACGCTGTGCTGGTGCTCGGCGAAAATCTCACCGGCACCGCCCCAAGGCTCGCTTTGGCGCTGCGCCAGACCGCACGTGGCGCCGAGCGCGAGCTCGCCGCGCAGAAGGGCGTGCACGCCTTCCTCGATCCGGCTGTGCGCACCGCCGGCGAGGGGCGCCGCTCGCCGATCGTGCTGGCGACGCCGCTGCCCGATGCGCTCGACGATCTCGCCGCGCTGTCGCTGCGGCTCGATCCGCAAGGCATCGCTGCATTCGGCGACAGCGTTGCGGCCGCGCTCGGCGCAGGCTCTGGCGACGCGGTCGAGGAGCATTCCGAAGCCGCAAGGGTGGCTGAAATTCTGGCGAACGGCGAGCGCCCGCTGATCGTCGCCGGCTGTGCGTTGATGTCGCCCGAGATCATCGAAGCGGCGGCGCGCATCGTCGCCGCGCTCGGCGTCAAGGCGCGGATCGTGCTGCTGGCCCCGGAGGCCAACAGCATCGGTCTGGCGCTGCTCGGCGGCGACGGCCTCGATAGCGCTGCTGCTCTGCTCGAACGCGGCGGTGCCAAGACGGCGATCGTGCTCGAGAACGATCTGTTCGACCGCGCGCCGCGCGCCGGCGTCGAGCGACTGTTTGCCGCCGCAAAGGGCGTGGTCGCACTGGACTCGATGGCTAACGAGACCACGGCGCGTGCCGCAGTTGCCCTGCCGGTGGCGCCTTTCACCGAGGCGACCGGTACCTTCGTCAACTACGAAGGCCGTGCACAACGCTTCTTCGCCGCGGTGGCGCCACAGGAGTCCGCGCCGGCAAGCTGGCGCAGGCTGGATGCGTTCGGCGCCGGTGACTGGCATGGGCTCGATGCGCTGATCGGCGATCTGATCGTCGAACGGCCCGACCTCGTGGCGGTGGCTGACGCCGCACCTGGCGAAGATTTCGGAATGGCCGACGGCAAGGTCACGCGCGCGCCGCGACCCTATACCGGCCGCACCGCGGACGACCGCGCCGGGCAATTCGCCGACGCGGTGATTCCGGTCGATCAGGACGGGCCGCTGACCTTCGGTATCAAGGGCGCGCGCGGCACCGCGGTGCCGGCGCCTTTGATCACCAGCTACAAGACCTCCGGTCTGCACTCGGCCAACAACGTGACGCGCTTCCTGGAGGAAGTCGGTGGCCCGCTGCGCGGCGGCGATCCCGGCGCCTTGCTGGTCAAATCGGGCGAGGCCTCGCTGCCGGATGCCGTGCTGCAGCCGATTCACGCCGGCGAGGGGCTGTGGCTGATTCCGCTGCACGACGCCTTCACCGGCGGTGAGCTGAGCCGAGCCAGTGCGCTGCTCGCCGCACGCCGCCCGGCACCGCGATTGCTGCTGCATCCGGACGATGCGGCGCTGCATGGTTTCCGTGACGGCGCCGCGGTGCGGGTCGACGGCAATCCCTGCGCCCCGGTGGTGACGCTGGATGCAATGGTGCCGCGCGGCACCGTGGTGATCAGCGCCGGCTCGTGCCAGCCGCGCGGGCCGCTGCGCCGGGTCAAGGTGGAGGCGGCGCCATGA
- a CDS encoding complex I subunit 4 family protein — protein sequence MALIALILLPAFGGFVAFFVAGKGERERWVTIATFALMLVLLVAVVATGAEGRWYDKVSYPWVPSFGISLDFAMDGLSATMIALAAGLGIISVMASWSEIRTQSGLFHASLCWTVAATVGVFLSFDLLIFAFFWEAMLVPAFTLIAVWGHGDKEGAALKFLIFNAVAGFGLLAASFALAAMADHMTFSAFELAEMKLSTPVQVWMLLGFSLAFMVKLSVPPFHAWLPEAHTLAPTAGSILLAGLLLKTGAYGLFRFAPMLFPDGLAAVAPYGIALGAAGALYGGLVACGQNDAKRLVAYTSIAHMSIVLMGISAGVHYALAGAAVEMIAHSFSASALFLLIGALYERTHTRDLRQLGGLQQTAPKFAAAFALFCSALLALPGTANFVGEALVVVGIFQVNWVFALLALSTLVVSVIYATRLLKGLVFGLPQPKPPLADMTWREYWPILVMGIGTLIIGLYPQSLLALLEPAIKAALTQTP from the coding sequence ATGGCGTTGATTGCGCTCATCCTGCTGCCAGCTTTCGGCGGCTTCGTCGCATTCTTCGTCGCCGGCAAGGGCGAACGTGAGCGCTGGGTCACGATCGCGACCTTCGCGCTGATGCTGGTGCTGCTGGTCGCGGTCGTCGCGACCGGGGCCGAGGGGCGGTGGTACGACAAGGTGTCGTATCCGTGGGTGCCGTCGTTCGGCATCTCGCTGGATTTCGCCATGGACGGCCTGTCGGCCACGATGATCGCGCTTGCCGCCGGTCTCGGCATCATCTCGGTGATGGCGTCGTGGTCGGAGATTCGCACCCAGTCGGGGCTGTTTCACGCCAGCCTGTGCTGGACGGTGGCGGCGACCGTCGGCGTGTTCCTGTCGTTCGACCTTCTGATCTTTGCATTCTTCTGGGAAGCGATGCTGGTGCCGGCGTTCACGCTGATCGCGGTGTGGGGCCACGGCGACAAGGAAGGCGCCGCGCTGAAATTCTTGATCTTCAACGCGGTCGCCGGCTTCGGCTTGTTGGCGGCGTCGTTCGCGCTGGCGGCGATGGCCGACCACATGACCTTCAGCGCCTTCGAACTCGCCGAGATGAAGCTGTCGACGCCGGTCCAGGTGTGGATGCTGCTCGGCTTCTCGCTGGCCTTCATGGTCAAGCTGTCGGTGCCGCCGTTCCACGCCTGGTTGCCGGAAGCGCATACGCTGGCGCCGACCGCGGGCTCGATCCTGCTCGCCGGCCTGCTCTTGAAGACCGGTGCCTACGGCCTGTTCCGGTTTGCGCCGATGCTGTTTCCGGACGGGCTTGCCGCGGTCGCGCCCTACGGCATCGCGCTCGGCGCCGCCGGCGCGCTGTACGGCGGCCTCGTCGCCTGCGGCCAGAACGACGCCAAGCGGCTGGTCGCCTATACGTCGATCGCCCATATGTCGATCGTGCTGATGGGCATCTCCGCCGGCGTCCACTACGCGCTTGCCGGTGCCGCGGTCGAGATGATCGCGCACTCGTTCTCGGCCTCGGCGCTGTTCCTGCTGATCGGCGCGCTGTACGAGCGCACCCACACCCGCGACCTGCGCCAGCTCGGCGGCTTGCAGCAGACGGCGCCGAAATTCGCCGCAGCGTTCGCGTTGTTCTGCTCGGCGCTACTGGCGCTGCCCGGCACCGCCAACTTCGTCGGCGAAGCGCTGGTGGTGGTCGGCATCTTCCAGGTCAATTGGGTGTTCGCGCTCTTGGCGCTGTCGACCTTGGTCGTCTCGGTGATCTACGCGACGCGGCTGCTCAAGGGCTTGGTGTTCGGCCTGCCGCAGCCCAAGCCGCCGCTCGCCGACATGACCTGGCGCGAGTATTGGCCGATCCTGGTGATGGGCATTGGCACGCTGATCATCGGCCTCTATCCGCAGAGCCTGTTGGCGCTGCTCGAGCCGGCGATCAAGGCCGCGCTCACTCAGACGCCGTGA
- the nuoI gene encoding NADH-quinone oxidoreductase subunit NuoI: MIGFGWLEALLRVGRKLFVKPETQLYPEQKPKLYPRARGRIVLTRDPDGQERCVACNLCATVCPVGCIDLAKAVADDGRWYPEHFRVNFARCIFCGFCEDACPTAAIQLTPDYELSEWRRDALVYEKHDLLISGEGKVRGYRYWSVAGKAIPGKDKGEAEHEAPPVNLKGLLP, translated from the coding sequence ATGATCGGATTCGGATGGCTGGAAGCTCTGTTGCGGGTCGGCCGCAAGCTGTTCGTCAAGCCGGAGACCCAGCTCTATCCGGAACAGAAGCCGAAGCTGTATCCGCGCGCCCGCGGCCGGATCGTGCTGACCCGCGATCCGGACGGCCAGGAGCGCTGCGTCGCCTGTAATCTTTGCGCGACGGTATGCCCGGTCGGCTGCATCGATCTGGCGAAAGCAGTCGCCGACGACGGTCGCTGGTACCCGGAGCATTTCCGCGTCAACTTCGCCCGCTGCATCTTCTGCGGCTTCTGCGAAGACGCCTGCCCGACCGCGGCGATCCAACTGACGCCGGACTACGAATTGTCCGAATGGCGCCGCGACGCGCTGGTGTACGAGAAGCACGACCTCTTGATCTCCGGTGAGGGCAAGGTGCGCGGCTATCGCTATTGGTCGGTCGCGGGCAAGGCGATCCCCGGCAAGGACAAGGGCGAGGCTGAGCACGAGGCGCCGCCGGTGAATCTCAAGGGGCTGCTGCCATGA
- a CDS encoding NADH-quinone oxidoreductase subunit L: MAHLLPFVPVPALLGFVFLSLIPAPLSRAAVIALGVGAAVLPAILFFPVALSCIEGVCVAGATVPILSIDTGVFVAQIAMSMDPLSMVTGGTVVLVGALVLIYSGAYMASEPLQDLRRFFAVMNLFLAGMLAVVFAADVILLFLGWETIGLCSFMLIAFYDRLPKAVAAGRKALITTRVADSLLLAGLMMLFLNAGTTRLDGMLAAVPSIDPWRLAPIAGLIALGALGKSAQIPFHTWLPSAMAGPTPVSALLHSATMVAAGVILLARLAPLFAAAPEISAMVAMLGILTAALGALVALIQTDVKKLLAFSTMSQIGFMVLALGLGAPAVALSHFAIHAAFKSLLFLSAGVMSHAAGGSTAIEALRGSRYRQPMAFWSFAIGAASLAGLPVITAGWYSKEAVLAAVWSSGPWGVPLWLLAATAAVLTGAYAFRVVFVAASQTADLAAPPWGGLAVVVPLSVLTFVAVVGGMSVGALISFTGGAPEHIPLVPALLGAAAPILGVVLARWLVRHPQELERLATRMRHIRIFRVDVLYYYYFVRRFRRVATVLGNAEGTEAVADAVALRREGVDVPGLVTDDPLGRGASQVRGIRTDLITRATDGQTPVVRMVAGDPVGRLLIVVARLFVGFFVARFNPDRIDRAWMGLASGAGHAWALVRLTQTGRVRDHSLWIALGCAGLLLFAWGTSWR, translated from the coding sequence ATGGCGCATCTGCTTCCCTTCGTCCCGGTGCCGGCGCTGCTCGGCTTCGTGTTCCTCTCGCTGATCCCGGCACCGCTGTCGCGTGCCGCGGTGATCGCGCTCGGCGTCGGCGCCGCGGTACTGCCGGCGATCCTGTTCTTCCCGGTGGCGCTGTCCTGCATCGAGGGCGTGTGCGTTGCCGGCGCGACGGTGCCGATCCTGTCGATCGATACCGGTGTGTTCGTCGCGCAGATCGCGATGTCGATGGATCCGCTCAGCATGGTCACCGGCGGCACCGTGGTGCTGGTCGGCGCGCTGGTGCTGATCTATTCCGGCGCCTACATGGCATCCGAGCCGCTGCAGGATCTGCGCCGTTTCTTCGCGGTGATGAACCTATTTCTGGCCGGGATGCTGGCGGTGGTGTTCGCCGCCGACGTCATCCTGCTGTTCCTGGGCTGGGAAACCATCGGCCTGTGCAGCTTCATGCTGATCGCGTTCTACGACCGGTTGCCGAAGGCCGTGGCCGCGGGACGCAAGGCGCTGATCACCACCCGCGTTGCCGACAGCCTGCTGCTCGCCGGCTTGATGATGCTGTTCTTGAACGCCGGCACCACGCGGCTCGACGGCATGCTCGCTGCGGTGCCGTCGATTGATCCGTGGCGGCTGGCGCCGATCGCCGGGCTGATTGCGCTGGGCGCGCTCGGCAAGTCGGCGCAGATCCCGTTCCACACCTGGCTGCCGAGCGCGATGGCCGGCCCGACGCCGGTCTCGGCACTGCTGCATTCGGCCACCATGGTCGCGGCCGGCGTGATCCTGCTGGCGCGCCTCGCGCCGCTGTTCGCCGCAGCGCCCGAGATTTCGGCGATGGTCGCGATGCTCGGCATCCTGACTGCGGCGCTCGGCGCGCTGGTCGCGCTGATCCAGACCGACGTCAAGAAGCTGCTGGCGTTCTCGACCATGAGCCAGATCGGTTTCATGGTGCTGGCGCTCGGGCTCGGTGCGCCGGCGGTGGCGCTGTCGCATTTCGCCATCCACGCGGCGTTCAAGTCGCTGCTGTTCCTCAGCGCCGGCGTGATGAGCCACGCAGCGGGTGGCTCGACCGCGATCGAAGCGCTGCGCGGCTCTCGTTATCGTCAGCCGATGGCATTCTGGAGTTTCGCCATCGGCGCCGCTTCGCTCGCCGGCCTGCCGGTGATCACCGCAGGCTGGTACTCGAAGGAAGCGGTGCTGGCCGCAGTTTGGAGCAGCGGGCCTTGGGGCGTGCCGCTGTGGCTGCTCGCCGCCACAGCAGCGGTGCTCACCGGCGCCTACGCGTTCCGGGTCGTGTTCGTCGCAGCGAGCCAGACCGCCGATCTCGCCGCGCCGCCATGGGGCGGTCTCGCGGTCGTGGTGCCGCTGTCGGTCCTCACCTTCGTCGCCGTGGTTGGCGGCATGTCGGTCGGCGCGCTGATCAGCTTCACCGGCGGCGCGCCCGAGCACATTCCGTTGGTGCCGGCGCTACTCGGCGCTGCCGCCCCGATCCTCGGTGTAGTCCTGGCGCGATGGCTGGTCAGGCATCCGCAAGAGCTGGAGCGTCTGGCGACGCGGATGCGGCACATCCGGATCTTCCGCGTCGACGTGCTGTATTATTACTACTTCGTCCGGCGCTTCCGCCGCGTCGCCACGGTGCTCGGCAATGCCGAAGGCACTGAAGCAGTTGCCGACGCGGTGGCGCTGCGCCGCGAGGGCGTTGACGTGCCCGGACTCGTCACCGACGATCCACTCGGTCGCGGCGCCAGCCAGGTGCGCGGGATTCGCACCGACCTGATCACGCGTGCGACCGACGGCCAGACGCCGGTGGTGCGCATGGTGGCCGGCGATCCGGTCGGCCGGTTGCTGATCGTCGTGGCCCGGCTGTTCGTCGGATTTTTCGTGGCGCGATTCAATCCGGACCGGATCGATCGCGCCTGGATGGGTTTGGCCAGCGGTGCCGGCCACGCCTGGGCGCTGGTGCGGCTGACGCAGACCGGCCGCGTCCGCGATCACTCGCTGTGGATCGCGCTCGGTTGCGCGGGACTTCTATTGTTTGCCTGGGGGACGTCATGGCGTTGA
- a CDS encoding NADH-quinone oxidoreductase subunit N, with protein MTAAQFAALSPLVVLALAAVAAMMLVPLARLQIVQASAAAGLGLAAAIVLLRVGAPAAPMGALFTDDGPARFGIVFACLVSLGALVFLRTGHPAKEAPSLLVLVAIGAATLAGAGHAATLFLGIEILSLSLIALFAFRLTRQGLEAAYKFLVMSGLASSALLLGIALIFAETGALDFAGWGGRGALTAFGTALLLAGLAFKFSLVPFHMWTPDAFEAAPASAATLAGVVSKSAVAIVILRLALTAHLPEPVWSEGLAALGGASVLIGNLLALRQPQLPRMLGYSTIAHSGYIALIIASGTPHAGEAVLFYLAIYAPAMLGALCVSAALGRAPTLPDLHGLMKRRPLEAIALSLSLLSLAGLPAAGGFIAKLFLLRVLIDGSLWVLVGIVVAGSSLGFFYYAKFFTAPFVGHTHDESEPLPQLDRGLLIVCIALIVIFGVAPAGLMNVVAATMAP; from the coding sequence ATGACCGCCGCCCAATTCGCCGCGCTATCACCGCTGGTGGTGCTGGCCCTTGCCGCTGTCGCGGCGATGATGCTGGTGCCGCTGGCGCGGCTGCAGATCGTGCAGGCATCCGCCGCGGCAGGGCTGGGGCTCGCCGCTGCGATCGTGCTGCTGCGCGTCGGCGCGCCCGCCGCACCGATGGGCGCGCTGTTCACTGACGACGGCCCGGCGCGGTTCGGCATCGTGTTTGCGTGCCTGGTGTCGCTTGGCGCGTTGGTGTTTCTGCGCACCGGTCACCCCGCCAAGGAGGCGCCGTCGCTGCTGGTGCTGGTGGCGATCGGTGCCGCCACGTTGGCCGGCGCCGGCCATGCCGCGACGCTGTTTCTCGGCATCGAAATCCTCAGCCTGTCGCTGATCGCGCTGTTCGCGTTTCGCCTGACGCGGCAGGGGCTGGAGGCGGCCTACAAATTTCTGGTGATGAGCGGTCTGGCGTCCTCCGCGTTGCTGCTCGGCATCGCGCTGATCTTTGCCGAAACCGGCGCGCTGGATTTCGCCGGCTGGGGCGGTCGCGGTGCGCTGACGGCGTTCGGCACCGCGCTGCTGCTCGCAGGTCTCGCCTTCAAGTTCTCGTTGGTGCCGTTCCACATGTGGACGCCGGATGCCTTCGAAGCCGCACCGGCGAGTGCCGCGACGCTGGCCGGCGTGGTGTCGAAATCGGCCGTTGCGATCGTAATCCTGCGTCTGGCGCTGACCGCGCATCTGCCGGAGCCCGTGTGGAGCGAGGGGCTCGCCGCGCTCGGCGGCGCGTCGGTGCTGATCGGCAATCTGTTGGCGCTGCGGCAGCCGCAACTGCCGCGGATGCTCGGCTATTCGACGATCGCGCATTCCGGCTACATCGCGCTGATCATCGCCTCCGGCACGCCGCATGCCGGCGAGGCGGTGCTGTTCTATCTGGCGATCTATGCGCCGGCGATGCTCGGGGCGCTGTGCGTCTCGGCCGCGCTCGGCCGCGCGCCGACGCTGCCTGACCTGCACGGGCTGATGAAGCGGCGCCCGCTTGAGGCGATTGCGCTGTCACTGTCGCTATTGTCGCTCGCCGGCCTGCCGGCGGCGGGCGGCTTCATCGCCAAGCTGTTCCTGCTGCGGGTCCTGATCGACGGCAGCCTGTGGGTGCTGGTCGGGATCGTGGTCGCCGGCTCGTCGCTCGGCTTCTTCTACTACGCGAAGTTCTTCACCGCGCCGTTCGTCGGCCACACCCACGACGAGTCCGAGCCGCTGCCGCAGCTCGATCGCGGCCTCTTGATTGTTTGCATCGCGCTGATCGTGATCTTCGGGGTGGCCCCGGCTGGCCTGATGAACGTCGTTGCCGCGACGATGGCGCCGTAG
- the nuoK gene encoding NADH-quinone oxidoreductase subunit NuoK → MTGSDLIGIMILAAGLFAVGVFGVLARRGMLFQLVALEVALSGPALGFIAAGAYHADPEGQGMFILVLTLAAAEVAVGLALFLRLRRLTGTDDSDAISGLKG, encoded by the coding sequence ATGACCGGCTCCGACCTGATCGGCATCATGATCCTCGCCGCGGGCCTGTTCGCGGTCGGCGTGTTCGGCGTGCTGGCGCGCCGCGGCATGCTGTTCCAGCTCGTGGCGCTGGAGGTCGCGCTCAGCGGCCCTGCGCTTGGCTTCATCGCGGCCGGCGCTTATCACGCCGATCCCGAAGGGCAGGGGATGTTCATCCTGGTGCTGACGCTCGCTGCCGCCGAGGTCGCGGTCGGGCTGGCGCTGTTCCTGCGCTTGCGCCGCCTCACCGGCACCGACGATAGCGATGCCATCAGCGGGCTGAAGGGGTGA
- a CDS encoding NADH-quinone oxidoreductase subunit J — protein MSSLLAIYAGAFALISAAVSVTRPNAVHALLYLVVTLLALAVCFFALGAAFAAVLLIMIYAGAIVVLFVFVVMTLPISPESITRERALLRRAWPLPILMSVLIVAPFVFGEIGLKATGQPAPVSAQEVGKLLFGPWALAVELASLLLMAGLIGVRHIGRNDRSPRNGS, from the coding sequence ATGAGTTCGCTGCTTGCGATCTATGCCGGCGCCTTCGCGCTGATCTCGGCCGCGGTGTCGGTGACGCGGCCGAATGCGGTGCATGCGCTATTGTATCTCGTGGTGACGCTGCTGGCGCTGGCGGTGTGTTTCTTCGCGCTCGGCGCGGCGTTCGCCGCCGTGCTGCTGATCATGATCTATGCGGGCGCTATCGTGGTGCTGTTCGTGTTCGTGGTGATGACGCTGCCGATCTCGCCGGAATCGATTACCCGCGAGCGCGCGCTGCTGCGCCGCGCCTGGCCGTTGCCGATTCTGATGTCGGTGCTGATCGTCGCGCCCTTCGTGTTCGGCGAAATCGGTTTGAAGGCTACCGGCCAGCCCGCGCCGGTGTCGGCCCAGGAGGTCGGCAAGCTGCTGTTCGGGCCGTGGGCGCTGGCGGTCGAACTCGCCTCGCTGCTGCTAATGGCCGGCCTGATCGGCGTCCGCCACATCGGTCGCAACGACCGCAGCCCGAGGAACGGGTCATGA